TCGCCAAGTTTAAAATTATTGATGCAAACGGTGATGTTCTTTTTAATTTTGTGAGAGCTGGTGAGGATAATGATGATCCTATAATCAGATCTCGCGACTTATACATTGGAAAAGAAAGGATTGGATCGCTTAGTTTTGAGCTTTCAAACAAAGCATATCTTAGAAATCTTGACTGGATTCTTTTTGTTTCAAGCTTGACCTTTTTAACTTCTGTTGCGGTTATTTATATTATTACCGGGATCTTGCTCGATTATTTTATTCGAAAACCTATGAGCCGGTTGCGAAAAGGGCTTGATAAAGTAGCGATGGGAGATTTTTCGTATAGATTTGAAGAGATACCATATGCGGAACTTCTCGCGATTGGTTCCCGTTTTAATCGTATGACTGAAGAGATTGCCAGTCGTGAAATGCGGTTGGAAGAAGTTAATAAAGAATTAAAAGGTGAAGTTTTTAAACGGGAAAAGGCTGCTGAATCTCTTATAAAAAGCGAGAAACGCTACAGAGCTTTGGTTGAAACCACCTCCGAAGGTTTCTTGATGGTCGACGATAATCAGATTTTACTTGATGTGAATCCGGCTTTTTGTCGTATGGTAGGTCTCCCCCGTGAAGAAGTATTGGGAGAAAAACTTTCGAGCGTATTGGGTTCTGCTGCCTCGGAGAGGCTTGATGATAAAAAAATCGGGGATCATCGTTTTGAAGTCAGCTTTCGCAATCAGGAAGGCCGCGATTTAGATATTTATGTTCATGCAACTAATTTGTATGAAAATGGTTTTACTCATTTTCTATTTGCTTTTGTCACAGATATTTCGAATCACAAATTACTTGAAAAGGCTTTAAGGGCCTCTGAAGAAGAGTACCGGACTATCGCGGATTATACTTTTGATTGGGAAATGTGGATAGGAACGAGCGGTGATCTTAAATATGTAAGCCCTTCGTGTGAAAGGATTTCCGGTTATCCAAAAGGGTATTTTATGGAAGGTCCGGGGCGGGTGGAAAATCTGCTTCATAAAAATGATAGAGAATTTTGGCAAAATGCTTTGTCTGGAAAATTCCTCTCCGCAGACGGAACCGATTTAAGACTTTTTCGCAAAGATGGTTTAATGCGCTGGGTTTCATTGACTGGTCATAAAGTTTTTGCTGAAAACGTTACTCCGCTTGGAGTCAGGGTTTCTCTTCGTGATATTACAAAGCGTAAATTCATGGAAAAACAGCTTCAATACGAGGCTCTCCATGATCCGTTGACCGGACTTGCCAATAGAACTTTATGCTGTGACAGAATAATGAAGTCTCTCAAGCGTTCACGAAGGCGCAATAATTATTATTATGCTGTTGTTTTTATGGATTTGGATCGGTTTAAGGTCATTAATGACAGTCTTGGACATAATATCGGAGATAAGCTTTTAGTTAAAGTTTCCAAAAGATTACTGCAAGCTGTCAGGGATCTGGATACTGTTTCCCGTTTCGGGGGTGATGAATTTATTGTCGTTCTTGAAGAACTGACCAAGCCGCGTGAAGCTATTCGTATTGTCAGCCGCATAAAAGAAAGCCTCAGCACTCCGATGCTGATTGACGGTCATAAAATAAGCGTTGCCGCTAGTTACGGAATTATACTCAGCCCTACAACATACGAAAAGCCGGAAGAATTAATTCAAAACGCTAATGTAGCCATGCATCAGGCTAAAGAAGCTGGCCGTGATAAGATGAAGGTTTTCAATAGACGGATGCTTGATAAGGCGATGCAGGCAATGAAGCTGGAAAGTGATCTTCGCGCCGGCATATTGAATGATGAGCTGTATCTCGATTATCAGCCGATTTATTGTCTTGAAAGTAAAGAAGTTGTTGGTTTTGAGGCTTTAATTCGTTGGAATCATCCTGAGCGCGGTCTTGTTATGCCCGGGGAATTTATTCCCATGGCCGAAGAATCAGGTTTGATTTTTGAGTTGGGAAGGTGGGTTATAACCCAGGCTTGCCGCGAAGTTAAGAGCTGGCTTAATAAGTATGAAAGCGCGACAAATATGGTTGTCTCTATTAATATTTCAGGTCGTCAATTTTCGCAGCCGAATCTTGTTGATAATATTCTTTCAACACTCGTAGAGTATAATCTACCTCCTAAAAATTTAAAAATTGAGATTACAGAAACAGCCATCATGGAACGAGCTAATCAGGCCGTAGAGATGCTTACCAAGCTTCAAAAAGCGGGGGTTTTAGTTTCGATAGACGATTTTGGAACTGGATATTCTTCCATGAGCAACTTGCAGGAATTTCCTCTCGATCAACTTAAAATA
This Maridesulfovibrio ferrireducens DNA region includes the following protein-coding sequences:
- a CDS encoding EAL domain-containing protein; the protein is MSGHNPSSIKSFFRLNTGERSISRDLSACLVFALAVIIGIVTAYEYFGRSKMLHQEIEDKADTYIEQLTKSVTFPIWNFDMVSLKHVCSAYTQNDQFAKFKIIDANGDVLFNFVRAGEDNDDPIIRSRDLYIGKERIGSLSFELSNKAYLRNLDWILFVSSLTFLTSVAVIYIITGILLDYFIRKPMSRLRKGLDKVAMGDFSYRFEEIPYAELLAIGSRFNRMTEEIASREMRLEEVNKELKGEVFKREKAAESLIKSEKRYRALVETTSEGFLMVDDNQILLDVNPAFCRMVGLPREEVLGEKLSSVLGSAASERLDDKKIGDHRFEVSFRNQEGRDLDIYVHATNLYENGFTHFLFAFVTDISNHKLLEKALRASEEEYRTIADYTFDWEMWIGTSGDLKYVSPSCERISGYPKGYFMEGPGRVENLLHKNDREFWQNALSGKFLSADGTDLRLFRKDGLMRWVSLTGHKVFAENVTPLGVRVSLRDITKRKFMEKQLQYEALHDPLTGLANRTLCCDRIMKSLKRSRRRNNYYYAVVFMDLDRFKVINDSLGHNIGDKLLVKVSKRLLQAVRDLDTVSRFGGDEFIVVLEELTKPREAIRIVSRIKESLSTPMLIDGHKISVAASYGIILSPTTYEKPEELIQNANVAMHQAKEAGRDKMKVFNRRMLDKAMQAMKLESDLRAGILNDELYLDYQPIYCLESKEVVGFEALIRWNHPERGLVMPGEFIPMAEESGLIFELGRWVITQACREVKSWLNKYESATNMVVSINISGRQFSQPNLVDNILSTLVEYNLPPKNLKIEITETAIMERANQAVEMLTKLQKAGVLVSIDDFGTGYSSMSNLQEFPLDQLKIDISFVRRLAESPENVEIVKAIINLAHNLGLYVVAEGVETEQQETLLRNMGCEFGQGYLFSKPMKLAKVESFLNGDISLGL